From the genome of Phlebotomus papatasi isolate M1 chromosome 2, Ppap_2.1, whole genome shotgun sequence:
TTATAACTTCGTCCAAGTACGTTGAGagcccaattcaaaggtgcctcacttccccctattctattatgatgaaaattttatttttcaaatagttgttctaaaattttgaaaagtccCTTTGATGGTTTTTCGAACCGTAACAAATATAGGTTTAGAATTAATCAAACTCATAGAAAATATTTCCTAGATTTATGAATGCACTTTTCGAGCCATTTTCTAAAGAacgattttgtgaaaattctctaaaatgcTGTGACCAATTTTGTAAGGTTTTGTTACAAGCTTTCGTGaataaaagaaatatcaaaTTGGCAAATTTTGGAAGGACATTTATTCCAAacaaaatatgtgagaaaatCTGGTACGTTTGGCAAGAAAATTACCATCGTCGGCTTAGAAAAGGCATAAGGGTGGAATGGACAAGTTATAGATAAAACAATGATAATTGATATCCAGaagacatattttaaaaacagggctCAGAATTTGACACATTGGAAAcagttttttgaagaaaattgcctgCACTGCTATAGGcgtaaacgtcaaaattctgtcaaaaatgcaatttttgacgaaaattgttcctaaAGACGTAAAGAGAGATGAGTTTTTAAAAATCGTCTATTAATTCTAGCATTGATCCTGCAATGTTTTACGCTAGAAACTTTTAGTAAGACCTTTCACTTTTTGCAAGATCACAAATTTCGACCAAACGGAATAGAAAATAATGGCATTTGAATATCACAGAGAGTTGATTTCCCATATTTTTCTGGTTTTACTAAACCTACAAGGAATGACGTATCCTTGTGAAACATTTCGAGTCAAAATTtgtattagaatgaaaaatacaGGCTGGGTCATTTTGGAACCTGATATCTTACAGCTCGACTCAAATAACTCAGAAcgatttattaatatttcctaGTTTATTCCgagaataaacaaataaaactcCACGGAAAATTTCTTGCTGAAAAATTCTACTTGTCCCTAATAAAATGCTATTTGTTCAGCACAAAAAAGTGCTAATCATCAGAAAGGCATGCAAGAcgataaaacaattaaatacttCATTGCCAAGTTCACTGTTTTTCCCGTTTTCCGTTTTCTTtcactgttttttcttttttttttaaatttcttccgCGGATCAGAGTTCAGCTGTCTGCCCAGAAGTCCCAGTGATTTTCTCGAGAGTCCCTTTGAAAGTTAATTAATTCACCCCCGTGTGCCCCGTGTGCAAGCATACGTGAAAAAGCCGTTGAAGGCGGCGAAGTGTGACTGAAGATTCGTGACTTACCTGTTATCTTGGGCTGCCTTGTGGCTCTGTCCTTCTTGAGACATCTGGAACTCGAGCAGGCGGGTGTCATCTCCTGCTGACGATGCTCATTGTGCGCTCTGGAGTCCATCAGATCCTGCTCAGGACTCATATCTTCGCAATCTGATGCATCTCCGGATGATACACCGGGGATCTCTCGACAGTGAGCTGCTCGACTCAGGGTGAACATCTCCGGCATCACAGTTGGCGGAACACGCTTCCAGACAAACTGACTGTGATCCCGGAGAGGTTCACCACGCGAGAAATCAAATCCCCAGCGCTTAGATGCTTCCTTCTGGCTCTTGGTCAGTTCTTTTTGGATGAAACTACACGGGGAAAACAGAGAGGGAATTGAAGGAAGCTCTCAAGAATCGAATCTCTTGAGTAAACTTACTGTTTAGCATCTTCCTGATTGACAGGTCCAAAGAGGTCCTTCTTAATCCTCTCCAAGAGACACTTCTTGGGCATTTGTCTGCCCACTGGAGAGTGCAATTTTGAGAGTGGTCTAATCACAGACGGCGTCAAAACCCGGACATTCATGTCTGCTTTATTTCTAAATCAAATCACTTTACACAGAGTCTTCAAAGTCTTCCAGAAACACCTTTCCTCAAGTTTCTTCACCCAAAAACTTATATCACCACCTTCCTCAATGTCTAGAGAAAAATTTCTAGTCTTTCACACACTTCAATTTCACTTTTACAGCCCGGAAAAGCCCAAAATCTCCGGATGATTCCTCAGAagcaattgtgaggttatgttaatttGCACAGGAGTAAAAACAATCATATTTTCCctaaataaaaccttttttaACAGGCACTTTCACAGTAATTCTGTCAATTTGTCCTTCCTGAAGGATTTTCAACACTTCTCCTCAACTTCCTGCCACGAATTCCCACAGAAAATCGATGAATTTTTGGATTGAGAAAAATAACACTGTGACGTCACTGTCGATGAATCAGAGATTTTCCACGCAATTGAGcggaaattttctcaaatttcctcACTTCAGGATTAGTAGACAGCTGCTGCACTAACTAGAGCACTTCTTGATGgcaatttcttgagaaaatagCGTCAAAATTATGCAGAAAATTATTCAAGAGCAAATGCGACGCGATTCTCTCGACAGTTGAAAAGCTACTGAGCTCTCGGCttcaaaaaacgaaaaaattatCGTTCGGGCGAGTCTATTTTGATGACGCGAGAAATGATGGAGGGGAAGCCACTGTCAAAATTGGCGGGAAACGCCGGTCCCGGGCGCTTTTATTGCGCAATTTTAGATGCAAGAAAATGTActcaaaaaactttaaaatcttcatgaaaaattatgcaaaatgagAAGAAAGTTATCTGGCGATCTTCATTGAGGCTTATTGTATTAATATCTgagggaaaattaattataaaagagGTGTTTTTGGTAGATTTGTACCAAGTATCTGGCGGGAAATTTTTGGGAAGATTATTGACAAGATCTGGAAGATTCTTCTAGCCTGGGAGTCTCCAAAGCTCTTGGGAAGATCTTTCAGAAGatgtacttttgaaaattttaggaGATTTTACGGTTTTCACAGAAATATTGAGGATCAAACAGTTCGAATGGTTCGAAGTCACTGAGACCGAGAATGTTCAGCCTGGGAATCCCTGAGCCATTCCCTGAAGATCTTTTTGAAGCAGATGATATTGATTTTTGCAATAGTTTTATTGACGATTGGGAAGGTTGTAAAGAAAGAAACATCAGGAAATGGCAGGAATTTTAAGCAAAGATCAGGAGGAAACTTCCTGAGACTTGAAAATTCCCAGAAAGACAGTAAGATCTTTTCAAAAGGGTATTTGAGTTCAATCGTTAGTTAGGACATGTCTCCTTAAAGACCAAGAATCCTGATAATGccctaaagctgtctacacattagacatagtattgaaataatagcatttcaaagtgatattgaaaagaaacttcaatattgaagcgaatattgaaaccaatatttcaataattgcctacacactaaTCAAATTgtcttcaatattaaaacttcaatattaaaaacaccagtctagtcagggattcacagatcttctaggattttcttgttcattatgcccaaaacacttcagatagattctgtggtcagaggatcccTGGAGCTTCCTCAAGGAAATCTcaaatcttctgggatttttttgaatattatgtcaaaaaccagtCAGATACGTTCGGTGGTGAGAGGATTcgtggagcttcctccaggaaatcccagatcctctgggattttcttgtatattatgtcaaaaacacttcagattggAAACAAAATCCAAATAGAATTAATAACTTGAATTCTCACAGACCTTCAGGATCATGCTTCGTATCATACCGTAGGAAAGTTTACCATCGCTAGCAAAAGGACTGGATGGCCACAACCACAAGCCTTCGTTCCCTCTGTAGGATTCCAATtcgtatcataaaattatatttatatgaaGTGTTTTGGGTATAATagacaagaaaatcccagaagatctgggatttcttggaggaagctccaggaatcctccgaccacagaatgtatctgaagtggtttgagcataatgaacaagaaaatcccagaagttttgagattttctggaggaagcaggtgattagtgctgaccaagttgggttcttgaggagattgaacaaaatatataaccaaattcaaagaatctgggattttctggaggaagcaggagtgatgtgtcttgacttggattttgatcttggatgtgttttcattcatgaacaaggaaaatccatcagttctgtgatgttctgaaggaagaagattcctgacaattaaaaaatattgaaggaaaaatcaaaatcaattttatatttagaatttctttgaaattttatttcaatgtgactttgaaattttttattgacataatttggcctagtttgtagccattcaaaataatgaaataaaatattgaataaaatgtttcatattgaaacaaatatttcaatatttgcctgcacactggacaattttcttcaatattgaaacatttatgtcaataaatttttgcaatgtggaggcaatccttgtcaatatttgacattaaaaagaaatatttcaataaattatgtctaataGCCAGCTTAAGAAAAATTGTCGGGGAAGGTATTCCCTAAAATATTGTTAAGAAACTCTAAAGCAATTTCTCTAAAGAAAACAGCACCTTTTTGAATGAGATTCTTATCTTCATCTGATCCCCTGAGGCACTTCCCCCCCACCCGCATCCGCAATCCCAGGAATTTCCTGGTCAACCGCCGTGATCACTGAAGTGGGATGAATTCACTTGTCACTCCGGGTTGGTTTTGGCGCCAATTTCACGGACCAACGCGCAAAATGCGGGCGGAAGAACGAGGGTGGGAATCGATGAGAATACCAAGATCACCCGGAATGTTCACACAAGTCAATTCCCACGGAGAAAACCACAAGATTGTGAAAATTCTCACGCGACAGGTTCGGCAATTGCCAAGTTCTTCCCACTGAACTCACCAGAGCGTGTCCTTAAGCGTTGGAGAGACACTTTTTGATGGGATTTCTCAGCACTGATATCATCTCCTTGACACTAATTGCGAATCTCAACGAATTCCCTCTTCCTGTCTCACGAGACTTTATGACCCAGACACAGAAAAATTCGTTACATTTTTGATTGTTTGGTTCTCTGAACTCTTGGAACTTGTTGTCAAGGATGATGACGGATGATGATCAATCTGGCTGATCATGAATAAATGTCCTGATTGTCAACAGGAATCTCTCCTGTGAATCTCAATGCCTCGGAGAGGGGAATTAGTGATGCAATTATGTTACAGCGTGACTAATTGTTGAGCAAGATCGACGACTTTTCTCCTTTCACTATCAGTTTATTATGAATTAAAAAAGTCAATCGCTTCAAAAGCAATAAAGATTAACCGTAAAAAATAGGAAATGATGAGCCAAGACACATACCGTCACGTATAAAATCTCAGGATCAATTTATCGTAATATCTTCAACCTCGGAATTACAAAGCCATCGCTTATTCTGAGATCttagataaaattaataaaaaagagaagaagaatTTCAATAAACGGTTAGCAAAGTTTGTGTCCCAGCTAAATTATGTACGGGCTTCGAACCTAAGGTCCTTGACatacttaggacttaagccaagagacggcttagtgaaaaatgatagaaatgtggtttgaccattatttcgaataaattACGCTAAGGCGTCTTTCGggtaatcctcaagtctgtcaagggccTAAGGCTAAACCATAAGGCTTAACTGTTGTAATTTCTtgtcaagatattttgaaaaatttgacttaggattggattattaaggacaaaatgacctattagattctgaaagaataataaaattggttgccatttgggattctgagaccttcgggaactaggctaaacctttagtcggAAGACCGCTTTAGCAATATTCCTCTCCAATTTATTATCTGtcaagatttatttaaaaaaaatgatttaggattggataatAAGAATAAATGCTCCATTAGATTCTGATGAACAAATAATAgtgcttgttatttaggattttaagactAAGGAATTGGCTAAACCCTCTCTAAACCTCTAAGTGTGAAGACCGCTACATGTTTAAAacgattagttttttttaattcgtcaTTTTACAATGTTGTCTCCTTTTTTaactgaaattctttacaacttcttttttttcatttactgCGAGAGCAGCAATAGCACTGAATTTCAAATCAGAGCAAAGACATATACCATAAaactgtcttcagactagaagtttagcccagtctCCGAAAgactcaaaattctaaatagcaacTAATTTAATTAGTTTCTCagattaattccccttaataatacatttctaagtcaaaattcttcaaaaattttcgactgataagaaattagagaagttaagccttatggcaaagccttaggtctgaaagcCCGTataatacgggctttagacctgaggcttagccataaggctcaTCTGCTCCAATTtgttatcaatcacgattttttttggctattttaaCTTAGGACTCgattattaaagataactgTCCTACTAAgttttcaaaaagcaataaaattgcttgctatttaggattttgagaccttcgcgAACTGGCCTAAACCTTTAGTCGGAAGACCGTTTTACTTGTTCTGGTTTTttatcatttagaatttttcgaaaaaaaaattaggattggATTGTTAagggaaattaatttattagattcttcaaacgaataaaaaaaacgtttctGTTTAGGATTGTgaaaccttcaggaactgggctaaacctctagtctgaagaccacttaacACTGCCTTTTTGAATATGACttcattgttttattttatatcaaaGTAACCCTATTCTCCAGTGAAATGGAAAAATGGGGTTCAACTTGGAGAAAAAGAGGTAACtttgctttaaataaatttatcgtGAAATTTTACATCTGGTGTGTATTATGGgtataattgtatttttttcagtcAATACGATTATTCTATGAAAAATTAGAGAGTTTAGTTTAGTtactaaattcaaataaaatgagAAGGAAATAGATAAATAATTGGAAATGAAACATAGTTAAAAAAAACGTGCAggttaaaattttcactttcatccaagacacacACTATAAAGGTCGTTGTCCATGCTACTAAAAACGATTATGtatatttttcatattcattATGTATGTATTTCGTAATCAGAATCATCagatgataaattttataaagaataGAAACGAAAACAAAATCTTTGAATAAATGAATCAACTTGGGTCATTGAAGTTAGCTGATTTATATGGCTTTCAAATAAGTCATTATGCAGATcttataaaattacatttttgttcGAGACTATTCTCACTTTGTTGGTGTGACTGGTGTGACTATTCCCTCCAATTATTTAGTAAACTTACTCCCTTGGCTGTATCTCGGAGAGAACTTATCTTTGAAATTATATCCCAATAATAATCATGCGATATTGCGCTTATTCTTTTGCTTgacatatcgaccactcagaatataatgcgactaactcgattttttgcaaaattcgtttttttcgcttttcgggtactccgtgacaccctctaccttccctgtgaatattataccgaaaagttaattattcccaaagttatatcgGTTCCGAtacttaaaaatcctatgatcagcatgtaaaatctcagctttaaatcactcgcctgtaaagttggccattcgcgagttagtcgtattatattctgagtggtcgatattatTCTAGAATTTGGGGTTATGTAAAACCTAAcctcccaagaagcaattttttcttaattctgtagaagaaaaatttccctttctgtagaattccctaagtaaggcactatagaaccaaaaatccttttaattGCCTATAACggtcttggttccatcactgagattactataagtaaagtggcgtaCTTATAAGGATcataagagcttctataggaatttcaacagaaaattctcattt
Proteins encoded in this window:
- the LOC129803735 gene encoding cyclin-dependent kinase inhibitor 1, which translates into the protein MNVRVLTPSVIRPLSKLHSPVGRQMPKKCLLERIKKDLFGPVNQEDAKHFIQKELTKSQKEASKRWGFDFSRGEPLRDHSQFVWKRVPPTVMPEMFTLSRAAHCREIPGVSSGDASDCEDMSPEQDLMDSRAHNEHRQQEMTPACSSSRCLKKDRATRQPKITEYLKERKRLAPSPLKKMSGASEGSFPAKRGRFNQFSQ